The region CCTCAATAACCATCAAACATTATGGCAAGAGCACCGCCACAAATAAAACCGCTACGCGGTGTCCGAACGAAGGTTTAACAAATTAAATCTCCCTCCATGAATCCATAAAGACCATAGAACATCCAACAATCTCAAAGAGAGTCAAGAAAATGACCAAGAATATCCAAAGTAATCAAGCAATCCCAGTTAATCAAGCAATCCCTGGTAATCAGGCAATTTCTGGTAATCAGGCAGTCCAAGATAATCAACTGTTACCAAGCACTCAACAAAATGAAGTAGTAACAAACGAATTTAATGAATTTTGCAGTCCCAATTTCATCGACCCTAATGGTCGTTTACCTCGAATTCAAGCAGTACGAGGCGAAGATCCAAAACAATTTGGCTATTTCGTACCCCTAGGTGAAATGGCAAAAGCCGGTTGGGCAGACTTTGATGAAAACCAAATCACCGAATATACATTTCAATCAGGAGTAAGTGAAAAGGGGTTACTACTACAAAACCCTCGGATGCTAGTTTGTCCAAAATCACCACTTTTAGCAGTAGACTGGCAGCAATCAAAAGAAACGCAAAGTACGGTGATTCTGGGGGAATACCGGCGTGAACACAAGGGCATGGAAAATATAACGAATGTCCAGCTTTTCCAGATTTTCTTGCTCAATCAGAAAAACGAACCTTTGCACCAAATTCCGTTAATCTATAAGGCAAAAGGTACAAACCAGGCATCCTTC is a window of Ancylothrix sp. D3o DNA encoding:
- a CDS encoding DUF5895 domain-containing protein, which codes for MTKNIQSNQAIPVNQAIPGNQAISGNQAVQDNQLLPSTQQNEVVTNEFNEFCSPNFIDPNGRLPRIQAVRGEDPKQFGYFVPLGEMAKAGWADFDENQITEYTFQSGVSEKGLLLQNPRMLVCPKSPLLAVDWQQSKETQSTVILGEYRREHKGMENITNVQLFQIFLLNQKNEPLHQIPLIYKAKGTNQASFSVHWQQFCSEFNTCFSIANRHLGASPKPKNFAFNSLLVFCPKLAREIVGDKQKSPALRVVGYEQPTLENWTQFFVGTNATTKQFVWQGLTPNDPLQMPALPATTPSALGAPKEAGEALPF